In Synergistaceae bacterium, the genomic window TCATGACCTGTGGGGGAAGCTGTACAAACAACCCCTTTATAAAATTCTGGGCGGCGCGCACCGCAAATGTATCACCGACTACACGATCAGCCTGAACGACCCCAACGAGATGGTGCGTGACTCCCTCGAAGCGATCAAAGAGGGGTATGAAGCCCTTAAAATCAAAGTTGGCAATAATTTCCGGCTTGACATGGAACGGATCGAGGCCATTCGAGACGCTGTTGGAGAGAACGTCCTGCTGCGTGTCGACGCCAACCAAGGGTGGAAACCCAAAGAGGCGATTCGCGCTATCAAATTTATGGAAGACAAGGGGCTCGATATTGAGTTGGTGGAGCAGCCCGTCGTCTATCACGATATCGAAGGATTAAAATATGTTACGGACGCCGTTGACACAATTATTCTAGCTGACGAATCGGTGTATTCGCCACGTGACGCCATGAAGCTGATCGGCTTTCGCGCGGCAGACATGATCAATATCAAGCTCATGAAAAGTGGGGGAATCGGCGGGGCTCTTAAAATTTGCGCGATGGCCGAAGCCGCCGGGATGGATTGTATGATCGGAGCGATGATGGAAAGCAAGGTCGCGATAACCGCGGCGACTCACTTGGCAATGGCGCGTCGCTGCATTACAAAATACGACCTCGACCCACCCATTCTTTGCGCGTCCGATCCAGTGGAAGGGGGTGTCGTGTATAAGGGTGCCTTACTAGAACTTTCTGACGCCCCAGGTCTCGGAATAGCCTCGATCACGGGAGTGGAGTGGAAGATCTAAACATTGCTTTCAATTTCTGATAATTTCTGACAATTTCTAATAATTTGTAATAATCTCGAACAATTTCGAACAATTTCGAACAATACAGAATATCGCAGTGTCATAACCCCGGTACAATCGGGGTGAGAGTGGGAGTAATGGCCATAAACGATTTCGAGTTTGTCTTGTCGGCGTCTTATTTAACAGGATTTTGTCAGTAGTCTCGCAAGGAGGAATGTAATGATGAAACGAAGAATTTGTTTTATGTCGATGTGCGTTTTTGCCGTCCTTGGACTGGCTTCAACGGCGTTGGCGGCTGTTGAAGACTGGGTTATTATCAAGGTGCCGCTGGCGCCGACGTTTGGATATGCAAATAATACCAGAACCGATGAAGACGACGAGATGATGTACGGTATGGTTGGCAAGGTCACAGCTATAGGCGCAAATTCACTGCTCGGTGGCGAATTGTACTTGATCAACACACAGTACGATTACCCAGACGGCTATCTGCGGGTTGCTGCCGGGGAGTTTGATCTTGTATCCGCGGATGAGGCGGAAGCATGGAGAGACGCCCAAACCCACTGGGTCATATCGAATTTTGCGGATGTGCTCTCCGAGAAAAACCTCGATGCATATCCGCCGCTCATCACCCTGCCCAAGGGTTCTCTGTTGAAAGTGACCTATTCTGATTCTGACTCGCCTTGGAGTACCGTGGAACTTCGTGGTGGACGGATAGGATACATTAGAACGGATCGGTTGCGCGCGAAAAGGAGTGCAACAGACGCGCTCAATCCTGCTCACGAAGATGAAATCAGAACGGAAATCGTCTCCAACGCGTTGTCCTATATTAACTCAAACTACCGCTGGGCGGGGAAAACTCCCTTGGGACTCGATTGCTCTGGGCTTTCTTCCATGGCCTACATGCTCAGCGGGATCAATTCGTATCGCAACTCCCGCCCCGAGCCTGGGAATGAGCCGGTGGGAAAATACCCTATCGCCCTGAAACACATAGACACTCCTGCCAACGACCCGGCTAGCTTCGATATCGCTTCTACTCACACCTTGGAGTCCCTGGCCAAGGCGAAACCAGGAGACATGCTTTATTGGAACGGACATCAGGGAATATATATAGGCAATGGAGAATTTGTCCACGCTAACGGAGGTTCGGCAAGCTGCAGGGTAAATTCGCTGATTCCCGACCGGAAAGAACCTGCCCCCACCCGTAACGACCTCAACACCTATTGTTCCATCTATACATGGGGCACCGCTTTCCCTGACGAGCCGGAGAAGATCATCGTCGACCGCCTCATACTTACGCGGACGGACACTATGAAATATCGTATTGTGGCTCGTATTAATGGATATGTGCCGAACAGAGCGGAATTTTACCCCTGCGGGGTCGATGAGTCCGGTTCACCTCTCGGATACGATGGAACAACCGCTACCCCAATAATTCATGAAATGACTACACCAGCTAACGTTCGTTACATGCTTTTTGACGTAATCAACACGACCAACAACAATGCTCCTACTTTTATGTATGATGTCGCGGCTTCAGGTCAGACCTACATTCCCGCGATAAAATTCTTCAACGAGACGGGCTATCGACCGTTGGGGGAGACAATAGTAAGCGAAATTTTTGAAATGCCTACGACTTTTAGCCCTGAGTAACGGCAGAGAATGGGATTAGGGAGGAAGATCATCATGAAAAGAATTTTTATGGCGATTTTATTGTGTTTTGTAGTGCCTGGTGCCGCATTCGCCGACAAGGCAATAGTCAAGTCGCAAATCGCTCCGGTACTCTCGGAGCCTGGCGGCAGCAGCGCGGTAAGAATGGACGAGGTCCTCTTTGGAATGGTGGTCGATGTGCTCGATGATAAGGCTAATCCTGACTACCCTCGTATCCGAACGGCGTATGGATTTGAGGGTTACGCATGCGCAGATGATCTCCATATGAACGACGCCGACGCCGTGGAATGGGAGGGCAATGTCAACCGCCGCGTGTCGTTTCCCCACGCGGATATCCACGGAAACAATGGATCTGGCGGAAATCCGAGCCAGGGTTCCAATGGCCGGATGTTTGGATGGCTGCCCAAGGGAGCGTTGATCTATGCTACTTCCTCAACTCTAACGGCCGATTATTATTATCCAATTAGTATGCCCTCTTGGGTAACTTTCATCGAGGGTCCGAAGGAATCGCCTGGTCCTGGTGATTACCCTGGTCGCTTTATTAGGGCTACTTCTCTCTATAACAATAAACCTAAGGCTTATAATAGAAGATTTGAACCTTCGAGGCTTCTGAAGTTCTCTTGTCTTGCTTCTGGTCTTTCTGAGAAAAGCATCCGCAACAATCTGGTGGCGGACGCGTTGTCTTACTGTGATTATCTCGATACCATCGAAAAAATCGCGGACCCCGATCTGAAGACGCTGGGGACGATGGCCGCCCAGTGGCGAAAAGGCGGGAAAACGCATCAGGGAATGGACGCGTCTGGACTTGTTTCCATGGTCTATTTGCTCAATGATATACTGATATCGCGCGATGTCACTCCAAGTCTCGCCGGCCCTCTTCGTCCTATTGATTTCGGCAAGCAGGCTGAAGGAGATGTTCTTTTCTGGGATGCGCCGGACGGTAAGGGTCTTTACATTGGAAATGATCAATTCATCTACGCCAGTTATGACGACCAGAAAGTTCGTATAGGTACTATTGGTGTCGACTTGATGAGGTCGGATATTATAATGGGTGGCACCCAGTTTCCTGTCGTCTCAGTAACAGGACTCATGGTATCTCCGGATACGGTGTCGCTTCAAATCGGAAAGACCCAGTCTCTATCAGGCACGCTATCCCCCGCTGACGCTTCTTACACGGCAGTAACATGGTCATCGAGTGACCCAACTGTGGCAACCATCAGTGCCACTGGTCTTGTAACCGGTATCGCGAAGGGGACGCTCACGATCACGGCCAAAACTGCCGATGGCGATTTCACTGACAGTTGTAAAGTGACAATTGACGCTATGGTTTCGCTGCCAGGAGGCGCGAAAGTCGAGCTTCCCACTGGCACCACGGTCGGCGAAGATGGAAGGATAACTTTGCCTGTCGATGGGACGAGCACGCTAACGACTCCAACCGGCACAACGATAGACCTTCCCGGCAGGACACTGATCACTCCTGACGGTACGGCTACCCTGCCTGCCGGTGGGATGGGTACGGTAACGATACCGACCGGCACAACAATAGTTCTTCCTGGCGAGGCCGTGGTCAAGTCTGACGGTACGATAACCCTACCTTCTGGAGGAACGGGCACGGTAGCAAGATCGGATGCTACGGTGAAGGTGGAGGTTACGGGTAGCATGAAGATTGATGACGCTGAGGGCATAATCATACTGATTCCCGACACAACAACTGGCAAGGTGACGATTACGACCGTAGGCGGCATAAAGATCGTACTTTCCAGCGGCACGCTAACCGAGGGCGGCGAAATATTTTCTCAGTCTCACTCTCTTTCTCTTTCTCTTTCCAACGGCACGGTAACCAAGAGCGCCGAAACGTCCTCTCAGTATCTCTATATTCTCGTTGAGACAGAGGACGCGGAAGTCACTTACGCTGACGGTTCCACAAAAATCGTTCCTGAGGGCTCTATCATCAAGGTGGATTCCAAGGGCGAGATCACTATCGATAGTGGCAGTGGCAGTGAGCCTTCCAGCGATGGCGGCGGATGCAACGCTGGTATGGGGGTTGTTGGAGCACTGATTATGGGGCTTGCTGGAGCGCTGATACTGTTTGTGGCGTTATGGACCACGCGGAAAGGGTATGAACGGTATGAACGGTAACAATATAGTCTTTGCGTAAATATCTATTCGTGGAGCTTCGCATTCCGTCTAGACGAAGATCGCGTGAAGCAGTACGTGAATCATAGGTAGTGGGCCCAACGTGTTGACGCTCTTTCCTGAAGACGCTGATATCAACGGCTAAAATTTATTCATTAACAGTCAACATGTTTGACCCACTATAGAAACATACAACAGAAACATACAACAGAAACATACAGCGTCTCTCGTGACATACTCCCACGACTTGCGTCGTGGGAGTATGTCAATCATATTTCAAAGGAGCTTCCTCGTTGTGTAGGACACGGATGGCGCCCTCGGCCAGAGCCTGCATTTCATCCTCGCCAGGGTAGCGCAGGATGGGGGCGATAAAAGAGGCGCGGGCCGAAACGCGCTTACAGAGGTTGTCGCTGTAAGCCAGCCCTCCCGTCAACACCACGGCATCCACCGCGCCCCTCAGAACCGCAGCAGCCCCTCCGATTTCCTTCGCGATTTGGAGGACCAAGGCATCGAGGACAAGAATCGCCTGCTCTTCTCCAGAAGTCGCCCGCTTTTCGGCTTCACGCATGTCGTTAGTTCCCAGGTGCGCCACAAGACCGCCCTTTCCGTTAATCATTTTCCTGATTTCTTGCAGGGTATATTTGCCGCTGAAACACAGGTC contains:
- a CDS encoding dipeptide epimerase; translation: MKITGIRLGTLNIPLKKPFKTALRMTDTVSSNIVEMSTDEGVCGYGEAPPTAAITGDTDGSIRCAISTRIAPALTGRDVSELNDVLFVLDHCIVGNNSGKAAVDIALHDLWGKLYKQPLYKILGGAHRKCITDYTISLNDPNEMVRDSLEAIKEGYEALKIKVGNNFRLDMERIEAIRDAVGENVLLRVDANQGWKPKEAIRAIKFMEDKGLDIELVEQPVVYHDIEGLKYVTDAVDTIILADESVYSPRDAMKLIGFRAADMINIKLMKSGGIGGALKICAMAEAAGMDCMIGAMMESKVAITAATHLAMARRCITKYDLDPPILCASDPVEGGVVYKGALLELSDAPGLGIASITGVEWKI
- a CDS encoding C40 family peptidase — protein: MMKRRICFMSMCVFAVLGLASTALAAVEDWVIIKVPLAPTFGYANNTRTDEDDEMMYGMVGKVTAIGANSLLGGELYLINTQYDYPDGYLRVAAGEFDLVSADEAEAWRDAQTHWVISNFADVLSEKNLDAYPPLITLPKGSLLKVTYSDSDSPWSTVELRGGRIGYIRTDRLRAKRSATDALNPAHEDEIRTEIVSNALSYINSNYRWAGKTPLGLDCSGLSSMAYMLSGINSYRNSRPEPGNEPVGKYPIALKHIDTPANDPASFDIASTHTLESLAKAKPGDMLYWNGHQGIYIGNGEFVHANGGSASCRVNSLIPDRKEPAPTRNDLNTYCSIYTWGTAFPDEPEKIIVDRLILTRTDTMKYRIVARINGYVPNRAEFYPCGVDESGSPLGYDGTTATPIIHEMTTPANVRYMLFDVINTTNNNAPTFMYDVAASGQTYIPAIKFFNETGYRPLGETIVSEIFEMPTTFSPE
- a CDS encoding Ig-like domain-containing protein; translation: MKRIFMAILLCFVVPGAAFADKAIVKSQIAPVLSEPGGSSAVRMDEVLFGMVVDVLDDKANPDYPRIRTAYGFEGYACADDLHMNDADAVEWEGNVNRRVSFPHADIHGNNGSGGNPSQGSNGRMFGWLPKGALIYATSSTLTADYYYPISMPSWVTFIEGPKESPGPGDYPGRFIRATSLYNNKPKAYNRRFEPSRLLKFSCLASGLSEKSIRNNLVADALSYCDYLDTIEKIADPDLKTLGTMAAQWRKGGKTHQGMDASGLVSMVYLLNDILISRDVTPSLAGPLRPIDFGKQAEGDVLFWDAPDGKGLYIGNDQFIYASYDDQKVRIGTIGVDLMRSDIIMGGTQFPVVSVTGLMVSPDTVSLQIGKTQSLSGTLSPADASYTAVTWSSSDPTVATISATGLVTGIAKGTLTITAKTADGDFTDSCKVTIDAMVSLPGGAKVELPTGTTVGEDGRITLPVDGTSTLTTPTGTTIDLPGRTLITPDGTATLPAGGMGTVTIPTGTTIVLPGEAVVKSDGTITLPSGGTGTVARSDATVKVEVTGSMKIDDAEGIIILIPDTTTGKVTITTVGGIKIVLSSGTLTEGGEIFSQSHSLSLSLSNGTVTKSAETSSQYLYILVETEDAEVTYADGSTKIVPEGSIIKVDSKGEITIDSGSGSEPSSDGGGCNAGMGVVGALIMGLAGALILFVALWTTRKGYERYER